CACGCGCTGGGCGGCAGCGCGGCGATCGAGGCGGGGATCTCGGCCTTCGCGCTGCGCGACGGGGTGATGCCGCCCACCATCAACCTCACCGACCCCGACCCGGAGTGCGACCTGGACTACGTCCCCCACCAGGCCCGCAAGGCCGAGCTGGACGTGGTGCTCTCCAACTCCTTCGGCTTCGGCGGCGCCAACACCACGCTGGTGCTGAAGCGGTACGAGGAGTAGCCGGGAACACTTCGGCGCTTCGCGCGACGGTGGGCGGCCGGTGGACAATCCCTGCTTCTCAGCGAGTATCGGCGCGGCCGCGGGGGCCCTCACCCGCCGCCTTGGAGCGTCCACCCTCTCCCAGGTCTGGGACCCAGGTCTGGGAGAGGGTGGACGTGACGGATCGGTGCGAGGGGTTGTAGTTGCAGCGGTTGAAGCCTCGCGGGGTTTGCGAGGCTTTCCGTGGTTCCAGCGGGTGTCTTCAGGCACTCGCGACGAGGGGGAGGCCCCACCCGGGAGCCTCCCCCTCGCGTCGTGCCGGAGAGACGGCGGTCAGGAGGTCTCGCCGCCGCCCCAGCTCCCGCTGCCCGACTCGCCGGTGCCGCCGAGGTTGCTGCCGCCGCCCGAGCCCGTGCGGCCGGTGCCGCCGCCCAGGCCGGTCCCGCCGGCGCTCATGCCGCCGCCGGAGCCGGTCCCGCCGGCGCTCATCCCGCCCGTCGAGCGGCCGCCGCCCGTCCCGCCGCGGGACTGGCTGGAGCGCGTGCCGCCGCGCCCGCCGCGGCCGGTGGGCTCGGAGATGCGCTCCAGGGTGTCGGCCACGCGCTGCTCGCCGCGTGGGGTGTCGATGTCGCGGGCCACGTCGGCCTGCGCCACGATCCCCACCAGGCGCCCCTCGCGGTCGGTGATGGGAACGCGGCGCACCTGCTCGCTCTCCATCACCCGGAGGATGTCGGCCACCGTGTCGTTCTTGTTGCAGCTCTCGACCTCGGTGGTCATCACCTCGGAGACCTTGGTGCCGCGGGCGTCCATCCCCTCGGCCACCGCGCGGATGGTGATGTCGCGGTCGGTGACCACGCCGCGCAGCCGCTTGTTGGTCTCGCTGTCGACCACGGGGATGATCCCCACGTTCAGGTCGCGCATCTTCTGCGCGGCCTCGGCCAGCGAGCTGTCGGGGGTGACGCACTCGGGGTTCTCGGTCATGATGTCGGCCGCGCGCACCCGCCGGGTCTCGTCCTGCCCGCCCGACATCCCGCCGCCGCTGCCGTAGCCGCCGCCGTACCCGCCGCCGCGGCTGCCGCCCCGGCCCAGGCCGGTGTCGCGGGCGCCCCAGTCGCCGCCGCCGGTGTAGCCGGTCTCGAAGTCGCGCCCGCCCAGGGTGCTGCCGGCGCCGCCGAACGAGCTGCCGCCGGTCGAGCCGCCGCCGTAGTAGCCGCCGCCGGTGCCGCCCCCGCCGTAGTCGCGCATCCCGCCGTAGCCGCCGGTCTCGTAGCCGTAGCCGCCGGCGCTGTACAGGTCGCCGCCGCGGCCGCGGGTCATCCCGCCGCCCCAGCCGCCGCGGCCGCCGCCACCGCTGCCCCAGCCGCCGCCGGCGCCGAAGTCGTTGTCGTACGAGCCGCCGCCGCTGCCGAAGCCGCTGTAGCCGCCGCCGTACCCGCCGCCCTGGTAGCCGCCGGCGTCGGAGCCCATCCCGCCGTACTCACCGCCGCCCCAGCCGCCTTCACCGCCGCCCCAGCCGCCGCGGCCGCTGGAGCCCATCCCGCCGTACTCGCTCCCCCAGCCGCGGCCCATCCCGCCGCCGCCGCCCTGCCAGTGCGAGCCGTACTCGTCCCCGCCGCCGTAGAAGCCGGAGCCGCCGGTCCCCCCCTCGCCTCCGCGTCCCCACCGTGTACGGTCGAAGTCCCGTCCGTAGCGTGCCATGCTCAGCCTCCTGCGGTTGAGTGACCTGCCGGCGGCGCCCGGGCCGCCGTCCGAATCATCCCCCACTCACCAGGGGAAGGAACGGGCAGCGGGTGCAAGATGCGCACCCTTCCGGCGGGGTCTTCCGGCTTACTT
Above is a window of Longimicrobium sp. DNA encoding:
- a CDS encoding CBS domain-containing protein, which produces MARYGRDFDRTRWGRGGEGGTGGSGFYGGGDEYGSHWQGGGGGMGRGWGSEYGGMGSSGRGGWGGGEGGWGGGEYGGMGSDAGGYQGGGYGGGYSGFGSGGGSYDNDFGAGGGWGSGGGGRGGWGGGMTRGRGGDLYSAGGYGYETGGYGGMRDYGGGGTGGGYYGGGSTGGSSFGGAGSTLGGRDFETGYTGGGDWGARDTGLGRGGSRGGGYGGGYGSGGGMSGGQDETRRVRAADIMTENPECVTPDSSLAEAAQKMRDLNVGIIPVVDSETNKRLRGVVTDRDITIRAVAEGMDARGTKVSEVMTTEVESCNKNDTVADILRVMESEQVRRVPITDREGRLVGIVAQADVARDIDTPRGEQRVADTLERISEPTGRGGRGGTRSSQSRGGTGGGRSTGGMSAGGTGSGGGMSAGGTGLGGGTGRTGSGGGSNLGGTGESGSGSWGGGETS